From Toxorhynchites rutilus septentrionalis strain SRP chromosome 2, ASM2978413v1, whole genome shotgun sequence, a single genomic window includes:
- the LOC129770786 gene encoding uncharacterized protein LOC129770786 yields the protein MEESRTNSSKLVVLDKSTEVVLYPDLFPEEPPSIEAEIKRGIKELKQRKRKAKRKNRKPIDATKSRIAKIVFPGPPRFRGCHHNESIIIDRDILSTNEHIRLLAMPRVKPKPEHPRVVIKTIPAATNHIKTLAQPKAYAVRDTINLHGARLKSHQMERITQRLNARDYLTIPEAQQFARQQRRDEKKWLRYRQKQARVLKKRIVRLELDYLRGVMEKVYRLTRNYFLNNEKPNLENELAFASEVILTRICQVIRVKAPERSSKMELDQYYWELADKMALWMWKIMQASDVTFERPEEVDKRLSAASSVFEDPTKRSKKSENEEEVTEEVEELVADDETFNIVEGVIRGCIASAMLAVYELENQTLSGHEPSYSGGHSVSQTAMAADHNSVSRIESEQASKVNFLLRKSSTNGELMDVKLDYIDDANQEAEPPNE from the exons ATGGAAGAATCCCGTACAAATTCAAGTAAGCTTGTTGTACTCGATAAATCAACAGAAGTGGTACTCTACCCGGATTTGTTTCCGGAAGAGCCACCATCTATAGAGGCCGAAATCAAACGTGGCATCAAGGAACTGAAGCAACGCAAACGAAAGGCTAAACGCAAAAACCGGAAACCCATAGATGCAACAAAATCAAGAATAGCTAAGATAGTTTTTCCCGGTCCTCCTAGATTCCGAGGATGTCACCATAACGAAAGCATCATTATCGATAGGGATATCTTGAGTACGAACGAACACATAAGATTGCTGGCAATGCCCCGTGTGAAG CCGAAACCAGAGCACCCACGTGTGGTAATTAAAACTATTCCTGCTGCCACAAATCATATAAAAACCCTCGCCCAACCCAAAGCATACGCCGTGAGGGATACCATCAACCTTCATGGAGCTCGTCTCAAATCGCACCAGATGGAACGAATAACGCAACGTTTGAATGCTCGCGACTACCTAACCATACCGGAGGCGCAACAATTCGCTCGGCAGCAGCGTCGAGATGAGAAAAAATGGTTACGCTATCGCCAGAAACAAGCGAGAGTCCTTAAGAAGAGAATCGTGCGACTAGAGCTTGACTATCTccggggagtgatggaaaaagtGTATCGCTTGACTAGAAATTATTTCTTGAATAACgaaaaaccaaatttggaaaaCGAGCTTGCGTTTGCGTCCGAAGTTATACTGACCCGAATTTGTCAAGTGATTAGAGTGAAAGCACCCGAACGCAGCAGTAAAATGGAATTGGATCAATACTATTGGGAGCTAGCCGACAAAATGGCCCTGTGGATGTGGAAGATTATGCAAGCCAGTGATGTCACCTTCGAGCGTCCGGAGGAAGTTGATAAACGGTTATCTGCAGCATCGAGTGTGTTTGAGGATCCAACTAAGCGTTCCAAAAAGAGCGAAAACGAGGAAGAAGTAACTGAAGAGGTAGAAGAGTTGGTTGCGGACGATGAGACATTTAATATTGTGGAAGGGGTAATTAGAGGTTGCATAGCGTCTGCAATGCTGGCTGTATACGAGCTGGAGAACCAGACATTGTCGGGCCATGAGCCCTCATACTCTGGAGGGCATAGTGTATCCCAAACAGCAATGGCAGCGGATCATAATAGTGTGTCCAGAATCGAGTCGGAGCAAGCGTCCAAAGTGAACTTTCTACTAAGAAAGTCATCTACCAATGGAGAGTTGATGGATGTGAAACTTGATTACATAGATGATGCAAATCAAGAAGCGGAACCACCGAATGAATAA
- the LOC129768514 gene encoding chymotrypsin-1-like, producing MSVSVEGIAICLMFTLVVNITAQLVQLDDNYVNRVVGGHEAANGSAPHQVSLQLKGFGHICGGAIISNRWILTAAHCVDGETPGEINVLVGTNSLKEGGQLYESEKFIQHKQYNDPQFSNDIALIRLKSELQLAANVSIIEYSEREIGANLSVKLTGWGRTSMGGPIPTQLQTIDLKTLSHEDCKQRTVNADIGHICTLTRSGEGACNGDSGGPLTYDEKLVGVVNFGVPCALGYPDAYARVSYYHEWIRTNLAENS from the exons ATGTCTGTAAGTGTTGAAGGTATTGCAATTTGCCTAATGTTCACCCTAGTTGTGAATATCACTGCTCAGCTGGTTCAACTAGACGATAATTACGTGAACCGAGTTGTCGGGGGACATGAAGCAGCAAATGGATCCGCCCCACACCAGGTATCGCTCCAGCTGAAGGGTTTCGGGCATATCTGTGGTGGAGCTATCATCTCCAATCGATGGATATTGACGGCGGCGCATTGTGTCGATGG AGAGACACCTGGTGAAATAAATGTTCTAGTCGGAACCAACAGTCTCAAAGAAGGAGGCCAGCTCTACGAATCGGAAAAGTTCATCCAGCACAAACAATACAATGATCCACAGTTCAGTAACGACATCGCTCTGATACGACTGAAGTCGGAGCTGCAGCTGGCAGCAAATGTGAGTATCATCGAGTACTCCGAGCGAGAAATTGGTGCTAATCTTTCGGTGAAATTGACGGGATGGGGAAGGACTTCGATGGGTGGTCCCATCCCGACGCAGCTACAAACAATCGACCTAAAGACGCTCAGTCATGAAGATTGCAAGCAACGAACGGTTAATGCTGACATTGGTCATATTTGTACGCTAACCAGAAGCGGCGAGGGAGCTTGCAAT GGTGATTCCGGAGGACCACTAACTTATGATGAGAAACTGGTTGGAGTGGTCAATTTTGGTGTACCATGTGCTCTGGGATATCCTGACGCATATGCTCGCGTATCGTACTATCATGAATGGATTAGAACGAATCTAGCTGAAAACTCGTAG